TAcgacagtgtttcccaaacttacgacatttgtgtaccctttctaaatttttcgtaacgctgtgtaccataataaagaaatgaataaattttttactataaaaaaattgcacaaaagttgaaaatcacaactggctgttgacatcACTCAttgttaactgttaactctgtaAAAAacagccaatagaaaaatacataatcataaattttcatggctagctttgtttttaaataaaattttttgaaattaattgtttgttgcaaaatatttcgcataagaacgcgtacccccgctgaACTGATCCCGTACCCCTgagggtacgcgtaccacactttgggaaacactgtcttAGAGGAtgctaaatttagaaaaatgctgtttatttttaaattaattttagactcACGCACGTAACATCGTTATTTTAATAAGAGACAATTAGAAAATCAatcaattacaattaataatgtCATAGACAATTACGATNCAAGCACATAAGCGTtgctattgattatttaaagttCCTAAAATACAGCttgattaagaataaattatgtatCATAAATTTGAACATCTAATACTTAAAGAGACAATGCACTGGGACATCATCTCTACACGATTTCCAAAGTTTCGAGTCACAATGAGGAAGGACATCTTTTCAACTCACAGTGAATAGATCTTTTAAcagttaaagaaaacaaaaaattcattaaaatctacagagtttgtcatatttttgtttacttttgtttatCATATCAATGTTACGATTATATTTATAGTTCtaactgaataataataataatttttcttgctattttaataataattcttacaattaataattattcttacattacataattatatttgctaattattttactattataataattattcttactgttattattattattaatttgcttgttctcattattaattattgaatcatAACAAGATCACGTGAGCTTATGTTACTTAAAACCggtattataaacttataaattagtTCTGCTAAACAGTATCTTCCTCTACGACAGTGTTTCCTAAACTTACGAcatttgtgtaccctttctaaatttttcgtaacgctgtgtaccactaataaaaaaatgaattaattttttactataaaaaattgcacaaaagttaaaaatcacaactggctgttgacatcACTCAttgttaactgttaactctgtaaaaaatagccaatagaaaaatacataatcataaattttcatggctagctttgtttttaaataaaaatttttgaaattaattgtttgttgcaagatatttcgcataagaacgcgtacccccgctgaactgttcccgtacctctggggatacgcgtacctttgggaaacactgctctacgACATCAACAAATCGTCAACGAGTATTTGAACCTCATTATGTAATTAGTCAGTTAGGTTGGTAAGTCTTGCCATGTTACTACGCTTTAATAAACATGCTTCGTTTTCGCATGCTTTAGCATTACAGTGAAAACTCTTTAAGTATTTCCCTGATATTATAAACATTATGGACGTTCCCCTTCAATGTCAgaacaatgtattttttgaagtttctttctgcatattttttactttatattggGTCGGTTTAATTTagttcagtttccgttttttgttaattatgttATATGATAAACTCTACAATAAACAGAGAGAAGAAAAATCtgtgttgataattttttgctaaCTATTTAAGTTATAACTGGAAGGAATAACGCTTATCTGTgtttattttgtgcattttatttccaattccTGTGTTGTTTTTGcttgattaaattatatattacctAATCAGTCTCTTGTTTTGTCCCGATATTGTGTCGGCACATGCTGCTGTGACAATATTAATATAGCATCTGAAAGCACTTACTTTTTACAGGTATAACTGTGCAggttgaaaaagaaattgtactTTTCTTggttaattttcctttgtttaatttttattcgtttaaaactctccttattttatttatttttttatttttgtattaaaaatattaattgctttcctttatttatttaagttcttttttggttctatttatgttatttctttatattaaatgttCTATGTGCGTGCAATTTATGCGCAGCTACAAATCtgattataactttttaatttcctatttttataaaatacacatGTTATACCCTTTTTTTTGCAGGTGCATAAAAAGTCTAACACAAGAGCTAGTGAATCTCATCCTTCTCAATATCAGAATAATCAGTCAGtaccaaataataaaatgtttagacAACAACAAAAGACTGATCAATTTAGTTTGTATGAAGTTATCACCATTTTAAGTTGTCTGGTCTTTAAGAAAGCTTTTAATGACCCTGAACTTGAACATCCTCAATTGCCCAGCCCTCCTTCAAAAGATCTTATAGTACTAACATCAGAGTGGActgaaaaaattgaagaaataactGATCTGCTGATGGATTTAAGTACAAAGGAGAAGAAAAACTCAACTATCAATgcctatttgaattttttacctCCAATAATTCATTTAGCAGATAgcttaaattcaatatttggaAATGAGACTTCAAGTTCCCTCCTGAGCTCGATTTCGTCCTTCTTAGAGGAagcttttcaatgtttttataaatatgtaccTCACTGTTGCTTAGCATATCTTCTAGGAAACAAACTATACACAACGTACAAAGTCcgaacattattaaaaatgtgtgtaGAAAAGGATaagttatttaatgaaatgaagaaaatggtCACCGAAAGAGAGGTTTTAGATGAAAATATAAGACAAATATTCTTTAGTAAGAAGAATGAAGCTTTAGTAAATCAGGTTGAAGATCTTTTTTCTGGTTATAGATCTGGTATCTACGCATTCGGAATGTTCTTCCTTGGTGTGGTTATCACAGCTCCCTCAGTATTAGAGAACCCGGCATTCCTATATAAACTTTGTCTATTCAGTAACGGTGAAACAGGAGGGAGATATCATGAAAGGTAATATGCATTTGAAGTGTCTAGATTAATGGTTTCCAACCAATAGTATGTGAGCCACTTTTGGAATGTCGAAAAAGTACAGGTCATACGCAATAAAGCTCCGctagtttaaaatacaatttttttttaaataaacgtcGCGGTCAAAAAAGTATTAGTCACGTaactacacagtaaaaaaatcgggatcaaattacggtaaaaaaataccttcactcagagtgtcggtactttttactgtaaaatactttttttaccggaacatgtaaCGAAACAAAAACTGATACACCGTAATTTTCTCCGTAATATTTACCGTAAAAgtactgaatcactctaataaaaaaatattagggtaaaaattacgataaaatattttacggcaaaaatggattttacggatgatgcacccaaagcgCCGGTActtattaccagaatttttcacagtgtaaaaatcagtttttaaaaaaccttgacatttttattgctttcttaTGACTAATGAGTTTGCTCACCGACTGCTTTGATATCCTCGctgataaagaatttttttaagttatctcatatctatttttcttcaatctgtttttaacaatgttttgaACAAGTGTCGGAAGAAAACttcgttttcaaataattcGATTGTTGTGAAAAACTATACACACAAAATCGTGTAACACGAATCTCGTTTTGCATACGTAAAAGATTCTATACCATgcttttcttttctcatttcATGAGAAATGCCATCgctgtttgatttttaaattcaaaatgcaaataatttttgaaagttgttttgAACACAGCTTTAAACATGtgtgtaaagaaaattttattttcagttgatCTGACTGTTGTGAAAAACTGTACAACCCCTTAAAATCGTGGAACGCAAATCtcgtttttaattcattaaagaaTCTAATGTCAcatattttttccctctttctATGAAAAATGTCAt
This window of the Parasteatoda tepidariorum isolate YZ-2023 chromosome 4, CAS_Ptep_4.0, whole genome shotgun sequence genome carries:
- the LOC107440751 gene encoding uncharacterized protein isoform X3, which produces MFRQQQKTDQFSLYEVITILSCLVFKKAFNDPELEHPQLPSPPSKDLIVLTSEWTEKIEEITDLLMDLSTKEKKNSTINAYLNFLPPIIHLADSLNSIFGNETSSSLLSSISSFLEEAFQCFYKYVPHCCLAYLLGNKLYTTYKVRTLLKMCVEKDKLFNEMKKMVTEREVLDENIRQIFFSKKNEALVNQVEDLFSGYRSGIYAFGMFFLGVVITAPSVLENPAFLYKLCLFSNGETGGRYHERFYGSDDPYNFTTPSNVGKNSLGLSLLFETAMNVREPRIKRMAMEFVPSTIPQYALETTTLLDFHYAYREFNTVVKDKKYSLYETLLKNTKARMREVNNFMRRYDAGI
- the LOC107440751 gene encoding uncharacterized protein isoform X2; this encodes MTDLQNPKTVHKKSNTRASESHPSQYQNNQSVPNNKMFRQQQKTDQFSLYEVITILSCLVFKKAFNDPELEHPQLPSPPSKDLIVLTSEWTEKIEEITDLLMDLSTKEKKNSTINAYLNFLPPIIHLADSLNSIFGNETSSSLLSSISSFLEEAFQCFYKYVPHCCLAYLLGNKLYTTYKVRTLLKMCVEKDKLFNEMKKMVTEREVLDENIRQIFFSKKNEALVNQVEDLFSGYRSGIYAFGMFFLGVVITAPSVLENPAFLYKLCLFSNGETGGRYHERFYGSDDPYNFTTPSNVGKNSLGLSLLFETAMNVREPRIKRMAMEFVPSTIPQYALETTTLLDFHYAYREFNTVVKDKKYSLYETLLKNTKARMREVNNFMRRYDAGI